A genomic segment from Streptomyces sp. NBC_00459 encodes:
- a CDS encoding glutaredoxin domain-containing protein: MMRAWILPMLLVLSGSAVATGQIVKGSPGAAVALLLAFLVLAGVNSPLIFPRSIGAQEAQRRSAVDGRPVVFWRPGCKYCIRLRIRLGRGARQLHWVDIWRDPAGAAAVRAANDGNETVPTVVVAGRPHTNPDPGWVREQLSPSA; encoded by the coding sequence ATGATGCGCGCTTGGATCCTGCCGATGCTGCTTGTGCTCAGCGGCTCAGCCGTCGCGACCGGGCAGATCGTCAAGGGGAGCCCCGGCGCAGCCGTGGCACTCCTGCTGGCGTTCCTGGTGCTCGCCGGTGTGAACTCGCCCCTGATCTTCCCGAGGTCGATCGGCGCGCAGGAGGCACAACGCCGCAGCGCGGTCGACGGCCGACCGGTCGTCTTCTGGCGGCCGGGCTGCAAGTACTGCATACGGCTGCGCATCCGGCTGGGCCGCGGCGCCCGCCAGTTGCACTGGGTCGACATCTGGCGCGACCCGGCAGGAGCCGCAGCGGTGAGAGCGGCCAACGACGGCAACGAGACCGTGCCGACCGTCGTCGTGGCGGGCCGGCCACACACCAACCCCGATCCCGGATGGGTGCGCGAACAGCTCTCCCCTTCCGCGTGA
- a CDS encoding IS110 family transposase produces the protein MPEIWAGADIGKTHHHCVVINAEGKRLLSRRVANDESELLALIGDVLEISRDVLWAVDLNHGGAALLIGLLVSHGQPVAYLTGLAVHRASAAYRGEGKTDAKDAFVIADQARVRRDLGLLRPGDEIAVDLRTLTTRRLDTVFDRTRQINRLRAQLLEIFPALERALELTNRGPVMLLTGFQTPAAIRRAGASRIETWLKNRKVRGAAALAKTAVEAARAQQTALPGEKLAAAMVVRLAKGVMALDEEIAELDALIEARFREHPHAEVIRSLPGMGTKLAAEFIAATGGDMDAFGSPDRLAGFAGLAPRPRDSGRISGNLRRPRRYHRGLLRTMYLSAMVSLQCCPVSKAFYDRKRSEGKGHKQALLALARRRLNVLWAMIRDGECFHVSPPVTGVA, from the coding sequence GTGCCCGAGATCTGGGCCGGAGCGGACATCGGCAAGACGCATCACCACTGCGTGGTGATCAACGCGGAGGGCAAGCGCCTGCTGTCCCGCCGAGTCGCGAACGACGAGAGTGAGCTTCTCGCCCTGATCGGCGACGTCCTGGAGATATCCCGGGACGTGCTGTGGGCTGTCGACCTCAACCACGGTGGTGCCGCACTGCTGATCGGCCTGCTGGTCAGCCACGGTCAGCCGGTCGCCTACCTCACCGGCCTGGCGGTCCACCGTGCCTCGGCCGCCTACCGGGGCGAGGGTAAGACGGATGCGAAGGACGCCTTCGTCATCGCCGACCAGGCCCGCGTCCGCCGCGACCTCGGCCTCCTGCGGCCCGGCGACGAGATCGCCGTCGACCTGCGCACCCTGACCACCCGCCGCCTGGACACGGTCTTCGACCGGACTCGGCAGATCAACCGACTCAGGGCCCAACTGCTGGAAATCTTCCCTGCGTTGGAGCGGGCCCTGGAGCTGACGAACCGGGGACCGGTGATGCTGCTGACCGGCTTCCAGACCCCGGCTGCGATCCGTCGGGCGGGAGCGAGCCGGATCGAGACGTGGCTGAAGAACCGCAAGGTCCGCGGCGCCGCTGCACTGGCGAAGACGGCCGTGGAGGCCGCCCGGGCCCAGCAGACCGCGCTGCCCGGCGAGAAGCTGGCCGCCGCCATGGTGGTCCGCCTCGCGAAGGGGGTGATGGCCCTTGATGAGGAGATCGCCGAACTCGACGCCCTGATCGAGGCCCGGTTTCGCGAGCATCCGCACGCCGAGGTGATCCGCAGCCTGCCCGGCATGGGCACGAAACTCGCGGCCGAGTTCATCGCCGCCACCGGTGGCGACATGGACGCCTTCGGCAGCCCTGACCGCCTGGCCGGCTTCGCCGGCCTGGCCCCCAGGCCACGCGACTCCGGCCGCATCAGCGGCAACCTGCGCCGCCCCCGGCGCTACCACCGCGGTCTGCTGCGAACCATGTACCTGTCGGCCATGGTGAGCCTTCAGTGCTGCCCTGTCTCGAAGGCGTTCTACGACCGGAAGCGGAGCGAGGGGAAGGGACACAAGCAGGCCCTGCTGGCTCTCGCACGCCGACGCCTCAACGTCCTGTGGGCGATGATCCGTGACGGAGAGTGCTTTCATGTTTCACCTCCCGTCACGGGAGTGGCTTGA
- a CDS encoding VOC family protein yields MTTSVVSIIYVNDAPAAARFYGDLLGMSPSFETPGYITFDLGPGADLGLWSGQLEDLSPDVPRTSEVCLALDGGPDVLNATFEQWSSKGVTILREPYDAGFGLTFLAADPDGNRIRVAPQG; encoded by the coding sequence ATGACCACATCCGTCGTGTCCATCATCTACGTGAACGACGCTCCCGCCGCAGCTCGTTTCTACGGCGACCTCCTCGGCATGAGCCCCTCGTTCGAGACTCCGGGATACATCACCTTCGACCTCGGGCCGGGCGCTGACCTCGGTCTGTGGTCCGGCCAGTTGGAGGATCTGTCACCGGACGTCCCGCGCACCAGTGAGGTGTGCCTGGCACTCGACGGTGGACCCGACGTCCTCAACGCGACCTTCGAGCAGTGGAGTTCCAAGGGGGTCACGATCCTGCGCGAGCCTTACGACGCGGGGTTCGGGCTGACCTTCCTCGCAGCCGATCCTGACGGGAACCGTATCCGCGTCGCACCGCAGGGCTGA
- a CDS encoding helix-turn-helix transcriptional regulator, which yields MTPDRFFTLMLLLESRDAVTTQELASALGVSLRTITRDLNWLRDAGLPVTAHRGRLGGVTMLPGAGLDLARLTPGELDHLSLTGLDEKQRAELDASAESRRALSKIAAAQPRRVHELVPLTDVVHVDSRPWRQARASGTTPASLIGAVRRGRRLRIEYDSTRESCPRDLVVDPYGLLAKAGVWYLVADRARVPRMYRLERITTWKEVDQPRRIRESQTLATVAAALIDQWEHNHAIEVSATIDRTQIERAQRIFGLRLVRDDHQESATGHRVTIRFPHLEDVRALLPFGSTITVHGPTEARAHLRDLATALAHHYAPSPTS from the coding sequence GTGACCCCAGACCGCTTCTTCACCCTGATGCTGCTCCTCGAATCGCGGGACGCCGTGACCACACAGGAACTCGCCTCAGCGCTCGGGGTGTCCCTTCGAACCATCACCCGGGACCTGAACTGGCTCCGCGACGCCGGTCTGCCGGTGACCGCACACCGGGGCCGCCTCGGAGGCGTGACCATGCTGCCCGGAGCCGGGCTCGACCTCGCGCGACTCACACCGGGCGAGCTCGATCATCTGTCGCTCACCGGGCTGGACGAGAAGCAACGTGCGGAGCTCGACGCATCGGCCGAAAGCCGGCGCGCGCTCTCCAAGATCGCCGCCGCGCAGCCACGACGAGTTCATGAGCTCGTGCCACTCACCGACGTGGTGCACGTGGACAGCCGTCCCTGGCGTCAGGCACGAGCTTCCGGCACGACTCCGGCTTCGCTGATCGGCGCGGTGCGGCGAGGTCGCCGGCTACGGATCGAGTACGACAGCACACGCGAGTCATGCCCACGCGACCTGGTCGTGGATCCCTACGGGCTGCTCGCCAAGGCCGGCGTCTGGTACCTCGTCGCCGACCGTGCCCGAGTGCCACGGATGTACCGACTCGAACGGATCACGACGTGGAAAGAGGTCGACCAGCCACGACGGATCCGCGAGAGCCAGACCCTGGCCACCGTCGCCGCAGCGCTCATTGATCAGTGGGAGCACAACCACGCGATAGAGGTCAGCGCCACCATCGACCGGACCCAGATCGAGCGAGCGCAACGGATCTTCGGCCTACGACTCGTCCGGGACGACCATCAAGAGTCCGCCACCGGCCACAGGGTGACGATCCGCTTCCCGCATCTGGAGGACGTGCGAGCACTACTGCCGTTCGGCAGCACCATCACCGTGCACGGCCCCACCGAAGCCAGGGCGCACCTCCGCGACCTCGCCACCGCTCTTGCCCACCACTATGCGCCGTCACCAACCTCCTGA
- a CDS encoding class I SAM-dependent methyltransferase, with translation MVELDSLPATRDAYDAVATRYAQSFADTLRDRPLERALLAAFAESVRAGGEGEVADLGCGPGHITAHLRGLGLRAFGVDASPAMIGLARGANPELRFEVGSMTALDIADGALGGVLSRSSIIHVPPQDLPTVVAEFARVLAPGGHLLISCFATDDAAIPTQSFDHSVMTAYRWSPDCLAGLLRDVGVREIARVLCEPKPTDKRQFRELQLLAAKG, from the coding sequence ATGGTCGAACTGGACTCCCTCCCCGCCACCCGCGACGCCTACGACGCCGTCGCAACGCGCTACGCACAGAGCTTCGCCGACACTCTGCGCGACAGGCCGCTGGAGCGTGCGCTGCTCGCCGCGTTCGCCGAGTCGGTGCGCGCCGGTGGTGAAGGCGAGGTCGCGGATCTGGGCTGCGGTCCGGGGCATATCACCGCTCACCTAAGGGGGTTGGGACTGCGTGCCTTCGGTGTCGACGCGTCGCCCGCGATGATCGGGCTGGCCCGGGGGGCCAACCCGGAGCTGCGGTTCGAGGTGGGCTCGATGACGGCACTCGACATCGCGGACGGTGCGCTGGGCGGGGTGCTTTCGCGATCCTCGATCATCCACGTCCCACCGCAGGACCTCCCCACCGTGGTCGCGGAGTTCGCCCGGGTCCTGGCCCCGGGCGGTCACCTGCTGATCAGCTGCTTCGCCACCGACGACGCCGCGATTCCCACGCAGTCCTTCGACCACTCGGTGATGACTGCCTATCGCTGGTCGCCCGACTGCCTGGCGGGGCTGCTGCGTGATGTCGGCGTACGCGAGATCGCCCGGGTGCTGTGCGAGCCGAAGCCCACCGACAAGCGGCAGTTCCGGGAGCTGCAACTGCTCGCGGCCAAGGGCTAG